In a genomic window of Helianthus annuus cultivar XRQ/B chromosome 10, HanXRQr2.0-SUNRISE, whole genome shotgun sequence:
- the LOC110886390 gene encoding protein MANNAN SYNTHESIS-RELATED 2: MGIDPRQIVAGVLTVTMFVMLGNMVKREHFDAPISHHVNHAGSTQSFDDNTDLEKNFAVNSDGQVKEEGNILRPCWSKSILEEPEETKGYVTFSLTNGPEYHVSQITDAVIVARYLKATLVIPDIRGSEPGDRRNFEDIYDIEKFVSSLEGVVKVAKTQPAELSTKNLAVLRIPNRVTEDYIASEIEPVFKTKGNVRLATYFPSVNMKKTRTPEPEERNSVGCLAMFGTLELQPEVREVVDSMISRLKTLSRNSDSEFVAVDLRLDMLEQKGCQGSKKCYGPQEIALFLKKLGFDKNSAIYLTQSRWDSNLDTIKDLFPKSYTKEGIMPMAKKEKFLGSDSSEYEKVIDFYVCSESDVFVPAISGLFYANVAGKRIGLGKTKIVVPDDSASGSANIGNYLSRYVSKKTHMAYTCFC, translated from the exons ATGGGGATAGATCCAAGGCAGATAGTTGCAGGTGTGCTTACAGTCACCATGTTTGTAATGCTTGGAAACATGGTGAAGCGTGAGCACTTTGATGCTCCGATTTCTCATCAC GTCAATCACGCCGGATCGACTCAAAGTTTCGACGATAACACAGATTTAGAGAAGAACTTTGCAGTCAATAGCGACGGTCAAGTTAAGGAGGAAGGCAATATCCTCAGGCCTTGCTGGTCAAAATCAATTTTAG AAGAACCAGAAGAGACCAAAGGATATGTCACTTTCTCATTAACCAATGGACCTGAATATCATGTTTCTCAG ATTACAGATGCAGTAATAGTGGCAAGATACCTAAAGGCAACACTTGTGATTCCAGACATTAGGGGAAGCGAACCTGGTGATCGGAG GAATTTTGAAGATATTTACGACATTGAGAAGTTTGTAAGTAGTTTAGAAGGAGTGGTAAAAGTAGCAAAAACTCAGCCTGCCGAATTATCAACTAAAAATCTTGCTGTTTTGAGAATCCCAAATCGAGTAACCGAAGATTACATTGCAAGTGAAATCGAACCCGTGTTTAAAACCAAAGGAAACGTAAGGTTGGCAACTTACTTCCCTTCCGTAAACATGAAAAAGACGCGTACACCTGAACCCGAGGAAAGAAATTCCGTGGGATGTTTGGCCATGTTTGGAACACTTGAGCTGCAGCCCGAGGTTCGTGAAGTGGTTGACTCGATGATTTCGCGGCTCAAAACCTTGAGCCGCAATTCAGACAGCGAGTTTGTTGCAGTCGACTTGAGGCTCGATATGTTGGAACAAAAGGGTTGCCAAGGTTCAAAAAAATGCTATGGCCCACAAGAGATTGCATTGTTTTTGAAGAAGTTAGGGTTTGACAAAAACAGTGCTATttatttgacacagtcaaggtgggATAGCAATTTGGATACAATAAAAGATTTGTTCCCAAAGAGTTACACAAAG GAAGGGATCATGCCAATGGCAAAGAAGGAAAAGTTTTTGGGATCAGATTCTTCAGAATACGAAAAGGTGATCGACTTTTACGTATGTTCAGAGAGTGATGTGTTTGTACCCGCGATTTCAGGGTTGTTTTATGCAAATGTTGCGGGTAAAAGAATAGGTTTAGGGAAGACGAAAATAGTGGTTCCTGATGATTCTGCTTCTGGTTCTGCTAATATCGGGAACTATCTTTCGCGATACGTATCAAAGAAGACTCACATGGCGTACACGTGTTTCTGTTAG